The Tachysurus fulvidraco isolate hzauxx_2018 chromosome 26, HZAU_PFXX_2.0, whole genome shotgun sequence genome segment TATCAAGGAGGTGTCTGATTGGCCCCAGATTTATTCTTCAGCACGACATCCACCCCAAACATACAGCCAATGTCATTAAGTACTATCTTCAGCATAGAGAAGAACAAAAAGTCCTGGAAGTGATGTTTGTGCCCCACAGACCCCAAATCTCAACATCATTTAGCCTCACTGGGATTACATGAATAGACAGAAGGATTTGAGACAGCCTACATCCACAGATCTGTGGTTAgatctccaagatgtttggaacagcTGACCTGCCGAGTTCCTTCACaaactgtgtgtaagtgtccatAAAAGAATTGATGCTGCTTTGAATGCAAAGACTcatcacaccaaatattgatttgatttggatttctcttttgttcatttgttaattgatgaaaagaaattatgaacacttctatttttaaaagcattctAAGTTTAGAGCATTTTTTCACACGGCTAAAACCTTTGCacactactgtatgtactgtaaaatcCTGGGCCCTaacattcatgtggatgttactttgacacatacCATTAACACAATCGTTATAAACATAATAGCAAATCAAGTACATCCCTTCATGGCAAAAgtattccctaatggcagtgGGAGGATAATGTGTAATGTCACAGtgcaaaaattgttcaggaatggtttgagaaaCCAAATCAAGTTGACTCGGCCTCCAAATTCACTAGATCTAAATCTGTAGGATGCGCCGGACAACAAGTCTGAtccacagggctctcaagtatcacgcattgagagtgacagtcattcatttcagtcttttgtcacgctctcccgccacacactgtatttctcatgcagaaaaacttactctttatcatatatttaataagctgcagcgcccaaaatgtatctgtcctcATCgatgtctctatggaaccgggcaggaatcaagcgcgtcttccctggagttcttagtcgagcctgacacttatcagccaatcaaaaaacaaagctacacaacagccaatcagaaaatagcactattgtatctgggtaagatttaacgcaacaaccaatgaaaaaaaaagcaaatcctggaatagttcagcatcatcctcgttcactcacagagaaaaccactgtagctgcgagcatcactttgggcaaagagtaagtcatgatctcctgttttaatgttacaacaaattcacaacttgtttgacacaaacaatgacattttgactgctgttagagatgtttcccagataatcagtttcagtttttcatgagtgtctgtaacttggCCAAAAGCTTTACAGCCCGTTCACAGACAACCCCTGCTCAGAGCAAGTAGTCTAttgccagtggttctcaaattGTGAGATGGTGCAAgggctttatgacattttataaaataatgaatttatcataaatgaAATCTCAGAAAAACAAGGCCACTCACCAccagcactacattgtataatttaatatgttttttggAATGTTTAATGTCATAAATGTTCTTGGCTGGGGGTTAGGAGTTTgctagacatatttaaaatatgtaactcttgcctgtcttcaaatcTTGAGAGCCCTGGATCCATGGAGGCTGTACTCACAACTTAAAGGATATGCTGCTAACATCTTCATCACACCTTCAGAGCGGCACAAGAGGCCGAACATTGTGTGCGTCTaagaaatgattaaattaaataattactaTGACCGCACATGCAGGATTTTAACTTCAATTTTACATCCAAAGTAGGAACAGTGTAGGAATTTTGGGGTGAATTTCAGGGAGAAAATGTTTTTAGTTAAGcaaaatgcaataataataataataataataataataataataataataataataataaatactactactactactactactactactactactactactaataataataataataataataataataatagtttttaacattttgctGCAAATCAACTTCAGCTAAAGACTATTTGAAGAACACTTTAGGAATTTCCAGCACATTTGAAATCACCCATTTTATGTTAACTTcgcatttttatatatatatagccatgAATAAATATCATTGTGTAAATTTATTTGCAGCTTTAGtcaaagagagaataaaaacactCTTTGAGTGATGCTAACATTGTTAGCAATCTGCTGCCTCCACCAGGTGAAAGGAAAACTTGCAACATCTCTTGGCTGGTAGACTTCAGAAATTACTTCACCAgcaaaaatgattatttattcatattaacaGTTAAATATTAATTGCCTATTTAATCTAAAATTGTGCAGATAAGATATGCAGTCAACAATGACATGCTAAGTTATATGCTAATATATGCTAATCGCTGCAAAATCGTTGCTAattgcacattatttatttatttatttatttattgttagtattttattattattattattattattattattattattattattattattattattattattattatttccaaaGGACTTCAATAGgatatacatttatttgtaaatgttaaagaaaaatattcccAAAGGCAGAAATTTATCTTGTTTCTCACCTCTTTTTCAGTAGAACCATTCTTTTTAGAGCCACATCATATTTATTGTAACTTAACACAATACccacacaaatatttttttaaaaatacattccTAATTTATTCCACAAGAACACATTATTGCTAAACATTCTAACACTGAAGTAATTATCAAGTTGTGTATCAGGCCCTGCTGATGATATCAGCCTTCATCGGCTGCTGCCACCGCTGTTCCAAACAGTCTCATAGATTGGGTTTTCTTTCAGATCAGCTGCTCGTTTCATGGAAGAAAAAGTTTATTTAGGATTAATTACACGATACAGGTGTTAAAAATGAATCTGATGTTCGCTTATGAATAAGCAGAGAATGTCTGGAGTGGAGGTATTTACCGTCACTGCCATGGCTgggctgtgctgtgttgtggtAGCTTACATAGATTGGGTTAGAACAATCGcctagagacagacagaacatacgtctattttatttattagaactACTGATGAGCGATGAATTCATTTTGAGCTTCAGATAAACTGCTGTCCTTGGTACAGGAAACAGTTACAGATAAATAAGAATTCACACCTCTGATGTGAACACTTACCATGATTCTCAGGGTGCGGCTGTGGCTTTCCTGCAAAATCGAGTGTTAATCTTTAGCTAAATGTGTTGTAGGTGCTGTCAAATGTCATGTTAAAGATGAActaatatagtgtatatacacaAGACTCACGTTTTGTGATTATGTAGCAGACAGATATGATGATTAAACACAGAACTACAGCTCCTGTTGTTGCTGCGGTGATGATATTTGCCTGATGTAAAGCAGAAGCGAGACCTgcaaataaagattaaaaagtgAGTCAAGACAACATTCCTGTCATAGAAGTACTGGTGTAACATGTTACTGTAGAAACAACAAAGGGCAGATTAATGTGAATCTGAAGACAGGATGGCCTAGTGGTTAACACCTTTGGGGTTAAGGATTTCATCACCTGGTCTAAAGGCATGGGTTGTATGCTGATAAATATATCTGAATATATACGGTAGCGTGTGAACAGAGGTGTGAGTGGATGTttcctgtgatgggtttgcaACCTGTGCACAGTGGCCCCTGCCTTGTTCTCAGTCTACAGGGAGAGAATCCAGGTCCCTGCGTCAGAGAAGCGGTATAGAATATATGTAGCGATggatattaatataaacctgtgatttgctttATAGCTGGGATTACAGTCAGGGAAATTCATCAACCcttactgaccaatcagaatggagcactgtggtataaatacaTGTGCACTAGTCACAGATCACAGCTTTTCCAATGCAAACAATAAcatatatatgtttaattacTAACCCAGCTGTATCTCCTGATACCCAATACTGCACTTAACCAAACTTTGCCATTGGACATTttcatttgattgattgattgattgattgatttgaatGTCCATTCCTTAAAGATGTGTAGAAGTATATAAGATACTTTACCTTGACCCAGCTGTATCTCCTGATACCCAATACTGCAGTTGAACCCATGATAAAGCTCACAGGTGTAGAGACCCAGTTCATACGGCTGCACTTTCTTAAGAAGAATGGAGAAGTTTCCTGATGCAGAGAGCTTAGGAAAATGCTTAACACGTCCATCTCTATAATTCCAGAACGTCTCTCGTCCATGATGACTGATCTCCAGTAAAccgtgttttgttgtgtttatctgtctccaCACTGCTACTACATCTGCAGTCTTATCTGATCGGAGGAGAACTGGATCGAAGTTacacggcagcaggacatcagaCTGGAGCTTAGCAGAAACGTTAGTGCTTTTTAAAAGTTCTCTTTTGCACAATAGCTCacctgtataaataaaattcaagtCAGACAGCAATAATACATCAGACTGGAgttataaataaagataaatgttgTTTTGACACAATGCATACAAATGACAAAACCAATACTAAGGAACAGGTAATTAATTGGAGGAAAAATCACATGGATTACTTGCTTGTTCCCCTCATTCAGAGCATCGCTTACCTTGGACAGACATCCAGCAACCATGAAGCATCCACACACTGAAAAATATCATGTTACAAAGCAACACCATCATGCGAACATTAAGCACTACTTCTGGAAATGTGGCATTCAGTCAGTGCTGACGAGAGAACGAGTGAGAAATGTCACTTCCTGAAAACGCTACAACCTACCAAACCACTGAGCTGAAGAACGACGACCAGTCACACAGacggaaaaaacaaacaaaaaaaaacgcactGAACAATGATTgacaacaaaaatattttatttaataaagtgcCAATTTAATTCGATTTCTATAGTTTTAacgatggacattgtctcaaagcagttttacagaacataagaaatagagtacagaaagtttaatgttatacaaagattaatataatacaaaaattccagacttatatttaaacgtgtttgtgtttatccccattgaacaagcctgaggtgactgaggcgactgtggtgaggaaacacttgtttagatggaagaggaagaaaccttgagaggaaccagacaaaagagaacctcatcctcattcaaGTGACACTgaggggtgtgattataaatgtaagTGCTTCATTGAGAGAGAAATCTTCTGATGGTTGTTCGAAGACAGCCAGTGTTTGGACATCCACGGGGAAGTTTAATCCCCTACTCAGTTGCCAGAACAGAGGTGTCTTGATGCCTGCTGTCCTTGTAATTCTTTctgtatgtacagcactttgacaaacacttgttgtttttttttttaaaaaagtgctttataaataaacttgacttgacttgtacactgagagatggtgggCCAGTTGAGCTGTGCTGGAGAAACAGTAAGGTGAGGTGAGGTaaggtggggtggggtggggtgagtGCTTTCATATCTTTTAGGCCACTTGTATTGCAGATTTAAATCACACATCAGAAATAAATCAGCAGAATTCCTTTTCCCAATACGGTTTATTGCATGTTTTAGTAAACGTCACATCAGTAAAACACAGTTAAGCCTGAAAGCATTACACAAAAGATCCAACTGATCCTACACTGTGTACGTCACATGTCCTCTCATCAGGTCTGCTTTGGCTTTTCCCAGAACCCAGGAGCAACATTTATTGAGTTACCTTTTGAAGGGAAGAGCAGAAAAAGTTTctctttaaaaaacaacaaacaaacaaacaaacaaacaaacaaataaataaataaataataatcttttacacattaataaacagaaatcaagCAATTAAATACTTGGACATTAATCATCCCAGCTATGGCTCTTCTGTAGTTTGTAGAGTGTAAATCCTggaggaacagaaaaaaaaatacaattattttatttattactaaaaatCTAGAAAGCTTTAACATTTCCTTGAGCAGCGACTGTAGAAAAGTATGTTGGTGTGATTTGTGGTGTTTATTCCAAGGACGGCGCTGTATTTTGGTTATTTCCTTGGTTTAATAAGAGAAGATGATAGAGATTTTTACTGTTTACACTGTTAGACTAAAGAAGGATTAAGAGAGCTAATAAACAGGAAGTTGTACAGAATTATGGGTTATGTAGGAAACTGGAGAAAATAGAGTAACGTCACTTATAAACAAAAATCTTGTCGATCTAAAGCATCACCTcagattataaagattaatgtaATTCTAGGTGGATGTCTTTCGAAAAATGGCCtacacagctgtgtgtgagacaacAAACCAACACGATGTACCCACACTTGTGTGTGACAGCTTTCACACCTTCCCTCAGGCTGCGGCTGTGACTGCTGCTTTCCTGCAACACAAAACAATCACAGGTTTTTATCTTCAGAAAAAATTTACTGTACTTAgataataaagtatatatatgtgAAGACTCACTTTTATTGCTTATTTCACATGAACATATCAGGAATAAACACAgaagagctgctgctgctgcgactGCTCCTGCTGCTATTATGTCGATGGATGTTTTAAGCAGGGAAACTAACATGAACAGTGAAAGTTGTTTAAAAGTGTCACAATTTACTAACATCcaatgtgtttatttcagagTGTGAATCTGCCATTGGATagtacatatatttaaaatatacattccTTAAAGATGTGTAGAAGTATATAAGATACTTTACCTTGACCCAGCTGTATCTCCTGATACCCAATAGTGCAGTTGAACCCATGATAAAGCTCACAGGTGTAGAGACCCAGTTCATACGGCTGCACTTTCTTAAGAAGGATGGAGAAGTTTCCTGATGCAGAGAGCTTAGGAAAATGCTTAACACGTCCATCTCTATAATTCCAGAACGTCTCTCGTCCATGATGACTGATCTCCAGTAAAccgtgttttgttgtgtttatctgtctccaCACTACTACTACATCTGCAGTCTTATCTGATCGGAGGAGAACTGGATCGAAGTTacacggcagcaggacatcagaCTGGAGCTCAGCAGAAACGTTAGTGCGTTTTAAAAGTTCTCCTTTGCACAATAGCTCACCTGTAACTACAGAGTAACGCACTATGAATCAGAAAAGTTTTACTCATGTTTTATAAGAATTTCCACTTTGAATAGTATAATAAGCCAAAAAGACATTTGAACTCACCGTTTCCAAACACCAAACAACAATAAACCATCCACAGGACGAAACGTGCCATGGTACGCTCATGAAGCTGCAGTGCATCTAAACCTGACTGACTCAGACCAGTGAGGGTGAGACATCTGCAGAACACTTCCTGAAAAAAGCATCAAACTAACAACCTGTACAAACCGTGTTTAAACATTGCACAAGACCTTATTAGGAGAGAGgcggctcaagcggttaaggctctgggttgttgattggtggattggaaaaaataaataagaatatctAAGTATTTCAGTAAGAGGTAGGATATACATAGGGCGATTAGTCACAGCTTTAAAACCACTGAGAGGTGACGTGAAAAGTGACGATCACTGACACGAGGCGAGATATAATTGGCAACATGAGAAGATCTCAAAGtcgatgtgttggaagcagtaaaaaaaaaacaaacaaaaacaaaaaaacagtcctGGTATGCTGTGGTTATCACCTACTAAATGATGGCCTCCAAGGAAGGACGGCCGGTGAACCGGTGACAGAATTTAAGTTAATGGTGACTATGATAGAAAGTGTCACAACACCATTTACCATCCTTTACCTGGGGGCAAGAAGCTGAAACACTGCTGGGACCAAGTGTAAACCCCTTCATAGCAACGAAATTCACTAATGGCAGATAGAACATGTCAAAATAACATCTGTATGAATGACAGGATCGAGGTTTTCTCAGCAGAACATTCTTGCCCCCAGGTAAACAATGCACATGCTATCCACacaacataattttttttttatattattcatcAAACCACCTTCTTCTATTGCACTATGGTGGAGTTCTGATGCTTACATGCACATTGTAGGAGCTTTTGGAAGTGGACAGGAGTTAGCATGGTAACTATGACCTGACTGGTCCATGGCTACGCAGCTCCAGTGTGTTCTGAAAACCTTTCTATCAGTCACGATTAACTTTTTAGGCTATTTATGCTACATTAGCTCTACTGTAGGATCAGATAAGACAGGCTAACCTTCAGTCCCGTACACGTGTCACTGAGCCGTAGGCCCTCATGACCACGCCACCGGTCATCCTTCCTTGAAGCACACTTTGTAGGTGATAACCACAGCATACTACGACTGTTTTTTTACtccttccaacacatcaactttgagaacgGACTCTTCTCGTGTTGCCAAATATATCTCGCCTTTTGATAGGTGTCAATGAGATCATTTTTCATATCAATTCTCAGTGGTTTTAAAGCGGTGACAAATCTCCCTACGCAAGCCCTACCTGAAATACTTAGACTAGTGCTTACTTATTTTTTCAATAATATACAAACAGCTGTATTTCCTCACAGTAGAGTTTTTAGACTGGTGGTTTCTTTAGTCAgggagacttcaaagcacttctgtacgtcgATTAGGAAATATAAAGGCATGTGTGACGACTAAAAGAAGCTTGAGTTTATGGAAATCAcctttttgtctcatttttcaTCTAATCCGTCGTTTACCTTTACCATAAATTAAGTGCACAAgtctgacattagccgaaagcgactgaaacattgacatggcagataAAAACGTTAAGCGAtgaaggcttacgataaggcaagaagcaggacacttgttaatataggatcagctttccagcactggagagaactgaaggagcggggaggcctgcgatgggacgccgaggcgcttctttccttctcgataggtgagtaacgttggttttgctttgttacacagaactaatatatgccgtcctttgcatgattatgcttgtgtgtcatttttgcttgtttgtttacctgcagtcgtattgttcttcccttcagctatgatgaagacacatttctttccattagttgcctgggttacgtatgtatgtgtgggcagagctatcgatacaggggtgggacccatttgggttaggggcgtgtttgttttggtgattacaaatgtcaacattggctttcaaacctagcacaccccacctttaaggatctgctgctaacgtcTTGGTGTCCGACGTCACAGCACACCTTTCAGAAGTCCATGCCTCTGTATTAATGCCACATAGACGATACTACGCAGGTGGATTTAAAGCCTGATTTTACAAACATACGCCGTTTGATAAGCCCCATGCGATGCTGAAAATGAAGGTGAAAGGAGACAAAGTAAATTTTCAGAAAGGTGGAGCGCTAATCCACTTTATTGATTGGTCTGAAAATTTTGTAATTGGCTACTTAAGAGACATTGTGCGATACAAACATTGCTTTCCAACAACATGGGATACATGGGTTATTTCAAGTCTCAATTCCAAAaggacaaaagaagaaaaaaaagttaccaCTGCATGGTGttggacttaaaaaaaaaaaaaagaaaaaaaaaagtagactaACTGATGCAATGACcgactttctttttcttaagaTTCAAGTTtcaccaccttttttttttttttttgcttttttgtcaaTGCCATTGTAAACACTTTGCATCCCGTTAAAAAGGatgaataataacaatgatgttgcgaatgatggaaaaaaaaactctcaacATGAGCTCTAGGgcttttttcatatttcataagtgaaattaattaaatataacaaaataataataataataaaaaaaaaacacacgcgaacacacacacacggttttaGTTACTTGAGCAAAGCgaaagaacaggaaaaacaaaaattgcACTACGGATTGAAACTTTTTAGGGTCTTGTCATAGAAAATACAGCTATAACTGTGCGGATAACTGAAATGGAGCTTATTGTCTGTTACATCAAGATGATTTAGAAGTGAAAGCCACCACTACAAAGCAGCAACTTTAACAGCCTTACTGTACCATAGACTAGAGCGAAGATGTGTCAAACAAGCCGGAAAAActgtggaaagtttttttttttttttttttttaaataattctgtgaTACGAGGATTATTGCAAAAATGTGAACGAAGCTGAAGAGTCCAGACTTCTGCAGAAGCTCCAATAACTTAGATTACAGGTAGTACGCTTGTCAAAAGTTAGTAAGCGAAAACAAAAAGTGCAACAGTGGTGCAGAGGTTTGACAAACAgaagcctgttttttttattctttttctttctcgcTGGGTAGACAGAACAGCATGTACTTGAGCGTTTtaaaggggggtgggggggtgggggtgtgggggtgaagaagataaaagAGGGAAGATCACAGTTTGATTTCTCCTCCGTGAGAATTAAACCAAGAACCTCTCTAAAGTGAAACAGTTTCCTCTGGTTTTCTCtggcagagagacaaagaagaaaaacagcagaACATTAAGCACTTGTCTGTAACCACACAGAGATACTCTCTGAAGCAGACACCAGAACTGTGGTGAGTTTTCTCTaaccacagaacagaaaaaaaaaaaaggacatgtaTTTGGGGAGGTAAAAGAAACATTCAACTGATTTTTCATCGTTCACTGACGGAACATTCACACCAGTGTTCTTAACTTGTTCACGGGAATCTTTCTGCAGGGCTGAAAAACGCAAACGcttttcttttatcattattatttcttttcatgcACCCATGTAACAGGCTGAATGCTTGTTTACAAAATGTGTGGTGGCCCTGGTGCCTCCAGTGCTACAAAGGCAGGCTATGTTACTGAAATGCTCTCCTTCTTGGTGCTTCAGCTTCAAGTTCACGCTGCGCCCTGCCACTGCGGGCTTGGGAGAAAATCCACACTTTTCACATTGAGAGCAAGAACTTTCTATATAATCTTAAACCAGCAGGGATctgatttaaaaagtaataataaaacacaagtctggaaaacaaaaaaaaaaattcactctgCAAAAGGTTACTCTATTTACATACATTTGAAGACAAAGTATTTCTTTACAGAAATTAAAATTCGAAGCAATTATGTCTTTATATTTCAAGTTCTTCAtcctcttttctgtttttccaaCATTTTGTGTTTGCTCCTTGACAAACAGGCAAAATAAAGCTTCTGGACACGGTTTATCCTGAGCGATTAGGCCGAGGCTCCCTCGCAAAGCTTTCTACAAGCACAAGAGGAAATGAAAGCACCAGAAGCAAGTGTGCCTCCCCAGGCAATCCCTACTCACAGTTAGCACTGAGTGGGACGTGTGTTAGCTGGGCCGCCCTGAAAGGGACACGGTTCTCGGTGACCCGAGGTACCGGGGAAGGGGGTTGAAGGGAGGTTGAAAGGGTGAAG includes the following:
- the LOC125138310 gene encoding uncharacterized protein LOC125138310 isoform X2, with protein sequence MMVLLCNMIFFSVWMLHGCWMSVQGELLCKRELLKSTNVSAKLQSDVLLPCNFDPVLLRSDKTADVVAVWRQINTTKHGLLEISHHGRETFWNYRDGRVKHFPKLSASGNFSILLKKVQPYELGLYTCELYHGFNCSIGYQEIQLGQGLASALHQANIITAATTGAVVLCLIIISVCYIITKRKPQPHPENHGDCSNPIYVSYHNTAQPSHGSDADLKENPIYETVWNSGGSSR
- the LOC113634182 gene encoding uncharacterized protein LOC113634182 isoform X2, whose protein sequence is MARFVLWMVYCCLVFGNVTGELLCKGELLKRTNVSAELQSDVLLPCNFDPVLLRSDKTADVVVVWRQINTTKHGLLEISHHGRETFWNYRDGRVKHFPKLSASGNFSILLKKVQPYELGLYTCELYHGFNCTIGYQEIQLGQVSLLKTSIDIIAAGAVAAAAALLCLFLICSCEISNKRKQQSQPQPEGRCESCHTQVIYTLQTTEEP
- the LOC113634182 gene encoding uncharacterized protein LOC113634182 isoform X1, translated to MARFVLWMVYCCLVFGNVTGELLCKGELLKRTNVSAELQSDVLLPCNFDPVLLRSDKTADVVVVWRQINTTKHGLLEISHHGRETFWNYRDGRVKHFPKLSASGNFSILLKKVQPYELGLYTCELYHGFNCTIGYQEIQLGQVSLLKTSIDIIAAGAVAAAAALLCLFLICSCEISNKRKQQSQPQPEGRCESCHTQVWVHRVGLLSHTQLCRPFFERHPPRITLIFII
- the LOC125138310 gene encoding uncharacterized protein LOC125138310 isoform X1, with amino-acid sequence MMVLLCNMIFFSVWMLHGCWMSVQGELLCKRELLKSTNVSAKLQSDVLLPCNFDPVLLRSDKTADVVAVWRQINTTKHGLLEISHHGRETFWNYRDGRVKHFPKLSASGNFSILLKKVQPYELGLYTCELYHGFNCSIGYQEIQLGQGLASALHQANIITAATTGAVVLCLIIISVCYIITKRKPQPHPENHGDCSNPIYVSYHNTAQPSHGSDGKYLHSRHSLLIHKRTSDSFLTPVSCN